From the genome of Cytobacillus firmus, one region includes:
- a CDS encoding ABC transporter ATP-binding protein: protein MPIIEVEHLMKDFMIAKRETGFLGAVKSLVKREHIKKEAVKDISFSINEGEMVGYIGPNGAGKSTTIKMLTGILVPTSGSVKVNGIIPYENRQENAKNIGVVFGQRTQLWWDLPTIESFELLKEIYQVPDKRYKENMDTFTEILGLDEFLNTPVRQLSLGQRMRADIAASLLHDPPILFLDEPTIGLDVVAKEKMRTFIKEINKERCITVILTTHDMEDIEKLCERMILIDHGQKVYDGEITVVKERFGKTRTLIVDLEESSRSLKLRGGEVFKEEASRFWIRFNRDEVSASGLIAQITETHNIKDLTVEEPAIESIISRIYQEGYQDLPETVKV from the coding sequence ATGCCGATTATAGAGGTTGAACATCTAATGAAGGACTTTATGATTGCCAAGCGGGAGACAGGCTTCCTGGGCGCTGTGAAGAGTCTGGTAAAAAGAGAACATATTAAAAAAGAAGCTGTGAAGGACATCAGCTTTTCGATCAATGAAGGGGAAATGGTCGGCTATATCGGGCCGAACGGAGCCGGAAAGTCCACCACCATCAAAATGCTGACGGGCATTCTTGTTCCAACCTCCGGAAGTGTGAAGGTAAATGGCATCATACCCTATGAGAACAGACAGGAAAATGCCAAGAATATCGGAGTGGTTTTCGGCCAGAGAACGCAGCTCTGGTGGGATCTGCCTACTATCGAATCGTTTGAGCTGCTGAAGGAAATCTATCAGGTTCCGGATAAGCGGTATAAGGAAAATATGGACACCTTCACCGAGATATTGGGGCTGGATGAATTCCTGAACACACCGGTCCGCCAGCTCTCCTTAGGGCAAAGGATGAGGGCTGACATTGCCGCATCCCTGCTGCATGACCCGCCCATTCTGTTTCTGGATGAGCCGACGATTGGCCTGGATGTCGTCGCAAAGGAAAAGATGAGGACTTTTATAAAAGAGATTAATAAGGAGCGCTGCATAACCGTCATTTTAACCACCCATGATATGGAGGATATTGAAAAGCTCTGTGAGCGGATGATCCTCATCGACCATGGGCAGAAGGTGTATGACGGGGAAATCACAGTTGTCAAAGAGCGTTTCGGAAAAACGAGGACACTCATCGTGGACCTGGAGGAATCTTCACGCAGCCTTAAGCTTAGAGGCGGTGAGGTGTTTAAAGAAGAAGCAAGCCGCTTCTGGATCCGGTTTAACCGGGATGAAGTGTCAGCTTCAGGACTGATTGCCCAAATTACCGAAACGCATAATATCAAGGATCTGACAGTGGAAGAGCCCGCAATCGAATCGATCATCAGCCGCATTTATCAGGAGGGCTATCAGGACCTGCCGGAGACGGTAAAAGTGTAG
- a CDS encoding ABC transporter permease: MSVVKYFDLYFKLISAGVRAQLQYRFAFVMRIVGLITSYTGTALTMWIMLYQFQELGSWTFYEMLFLFAVAVLSWGFCIILFFHFRGLDTYILNGTFDRFLVRPINPFFHFMAMKFDVASFGQFIFSIGIFILVSFRLQLDWTVGKSLFLLLSVVGGILIQGGLLVMISALAFWTTKSEQFYWVAMFPARNLTNYPLVIYPKAVQWFTAFVIPFGFVNYFPAAVLLEKETPFFPENIGYYSPLVGIVFFSIAYSIWMLGLKRYKSTGS, translated from the coding sequence GTGAGTGTTGTAAAATATTTCGATCTGTATTTCAAGCTCATCTCAGCAGGTGTGAGGGCACAGCTGCAGTACCGGTTTGCTTTTGTCATGAGGATTGTGGGCCTCATTACATCCTATACAGGCACCGCTCTCACGATGTGGATCATGCTTTACCAGTTTCAGGAACTCGGCTCATGGACCTTTTACGAGATGCTGTTTCTATTTGCAGTCGCTGTTTTATCCTGGGGGTTCTGCATCATTCTCTTTTTCCATTTCAGGGGATTGGACACCTACATTTTAAACGGCACGTTTGACCGCTTCCTTGTCAGGCCAATCAATCCTTTTTTTCATTTCATGGCAATGAAATTTGATGTCGCCTCTTTTGGGCAGTTTATCTTCAGCATCGGCATTTTTATTTTGGTCAGCTTTAGGCTGCAGCTGGATTGGACAGTTGGGAAAAGTTTGTTTCTGCTGTTATCTGTGGTGGGAGGCATCCTTATCCAGGGCGGACTGCTTGTTATGATTTCTGCCCTCGCATTCTGGACGACGAAATCGGAGCAATTTTACTGGGTGGCCATGTTTCCTGCCCGAAATCTGACGAATTATCCTTTGGTCATTTATCCGAAAGCCGTCCAATGGTTTACGGCCTTTGTGATTCCATTCGGCTTTGTGAACTATTTTCCCGCGGCTGTGCTCCTTGAAAAAGAAACACCCTTTTTCCCGGAGAATATCGGGTATTACTCGCCGCTTGTCGGCATCGTCTTTTTTTCCATCGCTTATTCGATCTGGATGCTGGGTTTAAAGCGATATAAAAGTACAGGTTCATAG
- a CDS encoding ABC transporter permease — protein sequence MFRFRLYWTFTKKAFLRSAVYRFDVWSRLGSNLIFLLMWGSIWTALYAGREEAGGVSFESMLTYIVVSQFLTGVNGAGTPLWEIQEKVRTGDISLELMRPFDVPLRYLFADFGSVAFYILTALLPLYTVMFIFMDLTLPSGWENWVLFIISAFIGFLIRYCIEMSFGLLSFFLVETGGIVDVFYFAMSLLSGSVIPLWFFPGWLETMALYLPFQGIYYIPNAIFIGKISGSEILLSLGVQLFWAAASYLLLRFVWNRASQKVVVQGG from the coding sequence ATGTTCAGGTTTCGTTTATATTGGACCTTCACAAAGAAGGCCTTTCTGCGATCAGCCGTTTATCGGTTTGATGTATGGTCACGGCTCGGCTCAAACCTTATTTTTCTGCTGATGTGGGGTTCGATTTGGACTGCACTATATGCCGGAAGGGAAGAAGCAGGCGGTGTCAGCTTTGAGTCCATGCTGACGTATATTGTGGTCAGCCAATTTTTAACGGGAGTAAATGGGGCGGGCACTCCGCTGTGGGAAATCCAGGAGAAGGTCCGGACAGGAGATATTTCCCTGGAATTAATGAGGCCGTTTGATGTGCCGCTCCGCTACCTTTTTGCCGACTTTGGCAGTGTGGCCTTTTACATACTGACAGCGCTGCTCCCTTTATATACGGTCATGTTCATTTTTATGGATTTGACATTGCCTTCAGGATGGGAGAATTGGGTGTTATTTATCATATCCGCTTTTATTGGATTCCTGATCCGCTATTGCATTGAAATGTCCTTCGGGCTGCTTTCCTTTTTCCTCGTTGAAACGGGCGGCATTGTCGATGTCTTTTACTTCGCGATGTCCCTTCTGTCCGGATCCGTCATCCCGCTGTGGTTTTTCCCGGGCTGGCTGGAAACGATGGCTCTTTACCTGCCGTTTCAGGGAATCTATTACATACCAAATGCGATTTTTATAGGCAAAATCTCAGGAAGTGAGATCCTGCTTTCCCTGGGTGTCCAATTATTCTGGGCGGCAGCCAGTTATCTGCTGTTAAGGTTTGTCTGGAATCGAGCATCCCAAAAAGTAGTGGTACAGGGGGGATAG